CCAGCGCCTCGCGATAGCGCCACAGCGTGTGTGGACGCGCCGCGAGCCGCTCGCGACGAAACATGCCCTCGTGCGACAGGCGCAAATAACCTCCGCAATCGCAGCGCCAGCGCGCCTGCTCTGTTCCATACTCGGCGTTACATTGCGAGCAAGTCAGGACCATGGTGAGGGCGACGAGGTTTGATTCTCTCCCACGCGCTGCGTCCGACAAAAATACATATTGCGCCGCGCATTGAATCGGCGGAACCGATGCCAAAAAGCGCCGGGCGCCGGGTTCGAAGCCATCGCCGCGCCAGCAGGGCACGGACGGCGGCATCGCCGCCGCCGATAACGCCCGCTATCATGTGTCTATTGGAACGCTGGCACGAGCGTCTCCTAGAATTGCTCCATGACCGGGTTTCCCAAGTTTTTTGGCCCGTGAGGTGAGCAGTTGAGGAAGCTGTACACGTGTATAGCATGGAGCGCGTTCGTCGCGCTGCTGGGCGCTGGCGCGGGGAGACAAAGGGGGACGGCTCGCAAATGCTGCGACCGCTCGCGATCGCCGTCATCGGCGGCATCGTCCTCTCGTTGGCGCTCTCGCTCATCGTCACGCCCGCCGTGCACTACTATCTACCCGACAGTGGCGCCCGCAAGCAAGGCAGCGAAGCCGAGCGCGAAGCGGTGCCCTCGCAAGTGTAGTTTCTCGCCGCCGCAAGACAGCAGGTCCCGCCTCGCTTCGTTCCTCGGGGCAACAGCAAGGAACGCGCGCATTCGCTCCCTGTTTTTGCTTTTTGCCACTGCAGGAGCCCCGAGCCCAAAGCTAATGTTCCCATTTTCCTATCTCACACAACCGTCTTTAGAACCAGCAACTCTCGTGCTATCTTCATAGTCCCCAGCACAAACCACGAATTACCCCGCCCTGCTCCCGGTGGTCGCGGGCGATGGCGCTATGGCACGTCAGAAGAAATCGGTGCAGGTGAAGAGGGGAGGAAATGGTCTGAGCTGAAACTGAAACTGAAACTCACAAGTCATACTTCTTCAGTAGATGCCGAAAGCTGCGGTACGAGAGCTTCAGCATCTCCGCCGCTTTGGTCTGTACTCCGCCCGACTGCCGCAGCGCGTTCTGGATGAGCGCGCGCTCGATGTCGGCCACGTAGCGCTCCATATCAATTCCTTCGGTCGGAATCGTGCTGGAGCCCCCGAATGCGGCGGCCGCGCGGGCGCGCCGCTCCACCGGAATTTCCACGTGCAGAGTATCGCCGGTTTCCAGCGCCACCGCGCGTTCGATGGTGTTCTCCAACTGGCGCACGTTGCCGGGCCAGTCGTAATTGGCAAGCGCGCGCACCGATTCCGGTGCAATGCGCACGATGGATTTGCCGGCGGCGGGAGCGTACTTCTTGAGGAAGTGGTTGGCCAGCAGCGGAATATCTTAGCGGCGCTCGCGCAACGGTGGGACCTCGACTGGAATCACGCTCAGCCGGTAGTAAAGGTCTTCGCGAAATCCGCCTTCGGCGACAGCGTGTTCGAGATCGCGGTTGGTGGCGGCGATCACGCGCACATCAATGGCAATCTCGTCGGTGCCTCCCACCGGGCGCACCACACGTTCCTGCAGCACGCGCAGCAGCTTCACCTGCATGGCCAGCGTCATCTCGCTGATCTCGTCCAGGAAAATGGTGCCGCCGTGCGCCACCTCGAACAGCCCGCGCTTATTCTGATTCGCGCCGGTGAACGCGCCCTTTACGTAACCGAACAGCTCGCTTTCCAGCAGTGTCTCAGGAAAAGCTCCGCAGTTGACAGAAACAAACGGTTCTGCCGCGCGCGGCGAACATGCATGCACCGCCCGCGCCACCAGCTCCTTGCCCGTCCCGCTCTCTCCGTGCACCAGCACGGTGCTGGCGGTGGTGGCAACAGTGCGGATTGTGTTCTTAAGCCGCTCCATGCCCGCGCTCACACCCACAATGTTGTCGAGCGAGTTGCGGCCGGCGGCATCGCGGCGCAGGGCAAAGTTCTGGCGGCGCAGTGACTGTTGCGCCATCGCCTGCTGCAGGGCGACCTTGACGTCTTCGATCAGGCCCGGGCCCTTGCGCAAATAGTCGAATGCACCTCCGGCCTTCACCGCCTGCACGGCGGCCTCGAGATCGTCCACCGCGGTAATGAGCACCACCGCAGTGTCGGGG
This window of the Terriglobales bacterium genome carries:
- a CDS encoding efflux RND transporter permease subunit encodes the protein MERVRRAAGRWRGETKGDGSQMLRPLAIAVIGGIVLSLALSLIVTPAVHYYLPDSGARKQGSEAEREAVPSQV
- a CDS encoding helix-turn-helix domain-containing protein, with amino-acid sequence MRIAPESVRALANYDWPGNVRQLENTIERAVALETGDTLHVEIPVERRARAAAAFGGSSTIPTEGIDMERYVADIERALIQNALRQSGGVQTKAAEMLKLSYRSFRHLLKKYDL
- a CDS encoding sigma-54 dependent transcriptional regulator, whose protein sequence is MGNVLVCDDERSICEMLELVLRKEGYKVETVNSGEAAKKKIDSALYDVIVSDIRMPHTNGIEVLRYAHSVSPDTAVVLITAVDDLEAAVQAVKAGGAFDYLRKGPGLIEDVKVALQQAMAQQSLRRQNFALRRDAAGRNSLDNIVGVSAGMERLKNTIRTVATTASTVLVHGESGTGKELVARAVHACSPRAAEPFVSVNCGAFPETLLESELFGYVKGAFTGANQNKRGLFEVAHGGTIFLDEISEMTLAMQVKLLRVLQERVVRPVGGTDEIAIDVRVIAATNRDLEHAVAEGGFREDLYYRLSVIPVEVPPLRERR